One Streptomyces umbrinus genomic window, GGACGTTCATCGCGGAGAGGATGGACTGGTCCCACTGGAGTGTTTCGAGGTTCATCAGCATGGTGCGGCCGGCGTTGGTCACGTCGGTGACGTGCCGTCCGCCGTCGGTGCCGCCGGTGAGGTTCCAGATCAGCCAGGAGTCGATCGTGCCGAAGGCGATCTCGCCGCGTTCGGCACGGGCCCGAAGTCCCGGCACGTTGTCGAGCAGCCAGGCAGCCTTGGGCCCGGAGAAGTAGCTGGCCAGGGGCAGTCCGGTCTGCTCACGGAAACGGTCCTGCCCGTCCGAGCCGCCGAGTTCGTTGCAGAGCGCGGAGGTACGGGTGTCCTGCCAGACGATCGCGTTGTGTACGGGCTTGCCCGTGGCGCGGTCCCACAGGACCGTCGTCTCGCGCTGGTTGGTGATCCCCAGCGCGCTGAGCTGGTCGGCGCGGAGCCCCGCCTTCGCGAGCGCGCCCGCGACCACGGCCTGCACCTTCGACCAGATCTCGGTGGCGTCGTGCTCCACCCAGCCCGGCTTGGGGAAGATCTGGCGGTGTTCTCGCTGGTCGACGGCGACGATGGCGCCGTCCTGGTTGAAGACGATGCAGCGGCTGGACGTGGTGCCCTGGTCGATTGCGGCGACGAACTTGTCCGTCATGACGTCCCCTTCGTCGGATTCTTCGGACGGCTGCCTCAGAAGGCTGCTTTGAAGATGAGCCCGGCAAGCACTCCGCCGATCAGCGGCCCCACCACCGGGATCCACGAGTAGCTCCAGTCCGAGGTCCCCTTGTTGGGGATCGGCAGGATGGCGTGAGCGATGCGCGGGCCCAGGTCACGGGCCGGGTTGATGGCGTACCCCGTGGGACCACCGAGTGACAGACCGATGCCGACCACCAGGAACGACACGATCAGGATCGCGGTGCCGGACTCGCCGAGCCCCTTGGTGAGGCCGAACGCCAGGATCGGCAGTACCAGACCGATGGTCGCGATGATCTCGGTGATGAGGTTCGCCACGGGATTGCGGATCGCGGGGCCGGTGGAGAAGATCCCGAGCGTGGGCTGCGCTATCTCCTCGTCGGCGTTGGCCTGGAACTGGGCGTAGTAGACCAGCCAGCACAGCACGGCGCCCAGGAAGGCGCCGACCATCTGTCCGGCGATGTAGATGTGGACCTTGTCCCAGTCCCCGGTGTCTATGGCGATGCCGACGGTCACCGCCGGGTTGAGGTGCCCGCCGGACAGCGGCGCCGCGGTGTAGGCCCCGGCCAGTACGCCGAAGCCCCAGCCGAACGCGATGACGACCCAGCCGGCGTCCTTCGCCTTGGAGTAGTTGAGTACGACCGCGGCGACCACTCCGGCGCCGAAGAGGATCAGAATCGCTGTGCCGATGACCTCACCGACGAAAATGTCTCCGTTGCTCATGGCGGCTCCTAGGCCCAAGCCCGGGGCGATCCGCCCCGGTCCACCGTGCAGGGTGCGTTCCCATGGCTACTTCAGCCGAGGACAGGGAGATCCCGCGCCCCGCCCGGCGTCCGTGACGAGCGTGCCGTCGTAGTCGGATCGCCCGTGGGGGCATGACCCGTTGGCGCAGGCCAGGGCCTGCGCGGCGCAGTGCCTGAATACGCCGGAATGCGGCGATGCCGACTGACACCGGAAGTGTTCACCGGCACTGTGGGAGCGTCAAGGTCGCGGGCGACAACGGTTCGCGCCCGCGCAGACGACTCGACGGGGCGGCCGCGTTCCGGGGTGCGTATACGGCGGCGGAGAGCGTGAGGACGGGGGGTTCCGCGGCGGGAGCCGGCCGGGGCTCGTCGGCGCTCGGCCGGTCAGCGGGGAACGCGGCCTTCGGAGTGCGTGCACGTCGGTGCAGGGCGTGGGTGCCGGTGACCCGGGCGGCGAAGGCGGCCCGGGAGATCTCCCGAATCGGCCGGGCCGGTGGCGTGACCTTCACGGCACCGCGGGGCGAGCCGGTGCTGTCCCTGCGGCCCTCAGCCGCTCGGCAGTCGACAGCTGACCCCAGTCCTCAGCCGCCCGGGAGCTCTCAGCTGCCCGCGCGCCTGCCGGTCGCCCCGGGGTGGCAAGCACCCTGAGCCCCGGCCGACCCACCACCGCGGCACCCCCCCGCCACCGCTCGGCCGGCCCGCGGCCGAGGGCACCTCACCCCCGCCCGGGCCCGCCCGCCCAACTCTCGGCATGCGCCGGCGCCGCTCCCGAGCCCCGTCGGATCTCGTGGCCGGGCAGGCCCGCACGGCCGAGCACCCAACTGGCCCCCCGGAGGGACTTCGCGGCCTGCTTGAGGGGCGCCAGAGACGCGGCGGCCTCACGGTGGTCGGTGACGCTGCCGGGGGCGCACAGCACGGTGGCGAGGGACAGCGTGACGGCGAGCCCGCCCGCCGACCAGGGTGTGTCGAGCACCGACGTGGCCAGTGGATCGAGCCACTCCGGATCCGCCAGGACCAGGAAGTCGTCACCGCCGATGTGCCCCACGCGTGTGGCCCCGGACGCGGCCGCCTGCAACGCCCGCCCCACCGCCCGGATCAGTTCGTCGCCGGCCGCGAACCCCGCACCGTCGTTGACCCGCTTGAAGCCGTCGACGTCCAGCCAACTGAGCGTGAACACCCGCCCGTCGGCGATCCACCGGTCCACCTCACCGGTGATCGTGTCCGAACCGGGCAGCCGCGTCAGCGGATTGAGCCCGGCGGCCTCCTCGACACGGCTCTCCGCCAGCGCCCGTACGAGATCCGCCAGCCGTACGACGCCCACGCACCGCCCGAGCCGGTCGACGACCGCGACATCGTCCGACGTACGGTCACGCGCCCCGTCCGCCACCACGTCGAGAACCTCCCACGCGGTCGCGTCGACCCCGACCGTGCGCGGCGGATCACCCAGCCTCGCGGCGGGCCGGTCGGCGTACAGCGCGTGCCCATAGCGCCCCGACAGCGACAGCAGGAACCGCGACCGGTGCACCGACCGCACAGGCACTCCGGCTGCGTCCACGAGCACCACCCCGGAGACGTCCGGCGACCCGGTCAGCAGCGCTCGCACCTGCCCCGCCGACGCCCCGGCGGGCAACAGCGCGGCAGGCCGTACGAACTGTCGTACGGGCGGCCCGTAGGGCGGCGTCGCCGCGGCCACGGGAGAGAGGGCCGGAACGTACACATCCGCCGCGGGCCGCCGCGCCGGAGGCGCGAACAGCTCGCCCTGCGCCAACTGCGCGCCCGCGGACACCGCCGCCGCGCACTGCGACTCGGTCTCCACGCCCTCGACGGACAGCAGCGCCCCGAGCTGCTCGCACAGCGTGCGCATCGCCCGCACCACCGCCGGCCTGGACAGCAGGGACGCGTCCAGCTTCACCAGGTCGGGCGCGAGATCCGCGAGCACCCGCAGGGGTACGTCACCGTCGCCGATGCCGTCCGCGCAGATCCGGAAGCCCTCGTCCCGCAGCACCGACACTGCTTCGACGAGCGCCTGGTGCGGTACGTGGGTGAAGGGCGGGCCGACGTCGACCGTCACCTCCCACGGCATGCGCCCGGCCTCCCGCACCTCGTCACGGAGCGCCGCGAGCCCTCCGAGATCGGCGAGGGTCCCGGCGAACACGTTGACGTGCAGCGGCAGCAGCGTCTCCTGACGGGCCGCCGCCCGCATCGCCAACGCGGCCAGCCGGCCGTCGAGTTCGGGATCCCGGCGCGCCTGCGCGAGGATGTCACCGGACTCCGGACGGGCGAGTATCTCCAGCGCCGTGACCCCTCCGGTCGTCAGATTGACGACCGGCTGGAAGGCGAAGCGGACAGTATCCGTCCAGGAGGGCACGGAAGCATAATGACGCCACCCGCGTACGCCCAGGCGCAGTTCACGAGCTGTTCACGCACGATTCTGGGCCGATCACACAGCGTGTGGACGACCCCCGCCGGGCACGCCGGGCCTCCTCACCTGACGGCGATCACGGACGACCCGTGCCCGAACAGCCCCTGGTTCGCGGTGATCCCCACCAGCGCACCCGCGACCTGCCGGTCACCCGCCGCTCCCCGCAACTGCCAGGTGAGCTCGCAGACCTGGGCGATGGCCTGCGCCGGAACGGCCTCTCCGAAGGAGGCGAGTCCGCCGCTGACGTTCACCGGTATTCGCCCGCCCAGTGCCGTCGCGCCCTCGCGCAGCAACTTGGCCGCCTCGCCCTCGCCGCACAGCCCCAGATCCTCGTACCACTGCAACTCCAGGGACGTGGACAGGTCGTAGACCTCGGCGAGCGAGAGATCCCCCGGGCCGACGCCGGCCTCCTCGTACGCGGCCCGCGCGATCGACGCGCGGAACGTGTCGGCCGCCGGCTCCGCCGCGACCGCAGAGTCCGTCGCGATGTCGGGAAGGTCCAGCACGGTGTTGGGATAGCGCGGCGTCACCGTGGACACCGCGCGGATCCGCACCCGGTCCGCCGTCCCGTGGCGGCGTGCGAACTCCATGCTGGACAGCACGAGCGCCGCCGCCCCGTCCGAAGTCGCGCAGATGTCGAGCAGCCGCAGCGGATCGGCCACGACGGCCGAGGCGGCGACCTGTTCGGCCGTGACCCGCTTGCGGTAGCGGGCGTTGGGGTTCAGCGCACCCAGAGCCGCGTTCTTCACCTTGACCTGCGCGAAGTCCTCCAGGGTGTCCCCGTGGACGGCCATCCGCCGCCGTGCGTACAGCCCGAAGTACGTCGGATTCGTCGCCCCAAGGACCCGGAACCGCAGCCAGTCCGGATCGTCGGCCCGGTCCCCGCCCGCAGGCCGGAAGAACCCCTTGGGGGCCGCGTCCGCGCCCACCACCAGAACCACGTCCGCGAGACCCGAAAGGATCTGCGCCCGCGCGGTGTTGACGGCCTGCGCCCCCGACGCGCACGCCGCGTACACGCTCGCGACCCGGGCGCCCTGCCAGCCCAGTGCCTTGGCGAACGTCGCCCCCGCCACATAACCCGGGTATCCGCCACGGACCGTGTCCGCGCCGACGATCGAGCCGACGTCCCGCCAGTCGACCCCCGCGTCGGCGAGCGCCGCGCGCGCGGCCACCGTCCCGTACTCCACGAAGCCGCGCCCCCACTTGCCCCAGGGGTGCATGCCCGCACCGAGCACCGCCACTTCACCCGTCATGCCGTCACCCCCGTCGGCCGCCAGTGCCACGTAGTCCAGGTCGTCTCCGCGTCCTCGTTCAGCACGCCCGGGACGACCTCCACCTCCATGCCCACCGCCAGGTCGGCGACGGTCACCCCGGGAACGGTCTGTCCGAGCACCACGAGCCGTTCGGATTCCAGTTCCACAGCGATCAACGCGTACGGCCGCCATTCGAGTTCCGGATCGGACACATACGGTGACGGCGGCCGGTACCGGCTGTCGGTGTACGACCACACGCGGCCGCGCCGCGACAGCGGAACCTCTTCCAGATCGCCGCCGGGGCAACCCGGATTGCGGCAGAAGGCGTCCTCACGGGGGAAGAACACCGACGCGCAGGCCGAGCAGCGTGTGCCGAGGAGCCGGAACTCCTCTCCCTCGCCGGTGAACCAGCCGGTGACCACGGGTGTACGGGTGCGCGACAAGATCCCTCCACGACACTGGATCTGACGGAACGTCAGAAGTGTGCCACGGGCAGGGTCGATTGGGCAGGGCGGCGGAGTGCGTCACGGAGTACAAGACGGGTCGTCACGGGGAGAACCGATCAGGCCTCCTGAGCGTCGGAGTATCGGTAGGGACGGCCGGGGCCCACGGGGGTGGTTCCGGCCGTCCCTCATCTCTGAGTACTTCCTGAGCCACGCGGGTCGCCTCCCGCCCCGGCTGTATCGGGTCGCCCGATCGGGCGCGGACTGTATCCGATCTCTTCCCCCGGGGAACCTGCACCTGATAGACGCAGGGACATGACACGACTCTCCATGGCGGTACGCAGCTTCGTCACCGTCCTCGCCGCCCTGCTGGCCGTCACCGCGGCTTCCGCGACGGCCCGGGCCACGACCGAGCCGAAGGCTCCCGCCGACTTCGTGGCCCTGAGATCCGTGGACCCGACGATCATCCAGGAGATCCGCTACTTCACCCCGCACAACTTCGTGGGCGAGCGCATCGACGGCTACCGGCAGCCCCTCTGCATCCTCACCAGGCCCGCCGCCGAAGCCCTCCACCAGGCCCAGCAGCGACTGCTGGGGCAGGGCTACTCCCTGAAGGTGTACGACTGCTACCGGCCCCAGCGGTCCGTGGACCACTTCGTCCGCTGGGCCAAGGACCTCGAAGACCAGACCATGAAGGCCGAGTTCTACCCGAACGTCGACAAGACCCGTCTGTTCGAGGACGGTTACATCGCGGAGAAGTCCGGCCACAGCCGCGGCTCGACCATGGACCTCACCCTCGTGAAGCTCCCGGCGTTGCCGACCCGCCCGTACGTCCCCGGAGAGCCCCTCGTGCCCTGCTTCGCGCCCCAGGGCGAGCGTTTCCCGGACAACTCCGTGGACATGGGCACCGGTTACGACTGCTTCGACACCCTGTCGCACACCCTCGACCCGCGCATCCAGGGACAGCAGCGCGCCAACAGGCTGCTCCTGAAGGACACCCTCGAAGGCCTCGGTTTCGTGAACCTGGCAGAGGAGTGGTGGCACTTCACGTACAAGCCCGAGCTGTACCCCGACACCTATTTCGACTTCCCGGTGTCGATGAAATCCCTCATCCAGTCTCACTGAGGCGGCCCGCGCAGACGTCCTTGTGATGATCGGATACAGTCCGGGCGTGTCTCCAACCCAGATCCCGTCCGCCAACTCCGCGCCGGACTCCCACTGTTCGAGCTGCGGCGCGCCCTACGGAGAGGGCGTTTCCGGCTGGCCCCGCACCTGCTCCTCCTGCCGCACCGTGGCCTACCGCAACCCGATTCCGGTCGCGGTGGCCCTGCAGCCCGTGTACGACACCAAGGGTGCGGCCCTGGTCGTCATCACCCGGACCATCGCTCCCGCGCGCGGGGGTATTGCCCTGCCCGGAGGGTTCATCGACCAACGGGAGGACTGGCGGCAGGCCGTCGTCCGTGAACTCAAGGAGGAGACGGGCATCGCCGCGGCCGGCCGCGACGTACGGCTCGTCGACGCCCTGAGCTCCCCCGACGGCCACCTGCTGCTCTTCGGAGCCCTCCCGGAGCGACCGGTGGCCGACCTGCCGCCGTCCGTCGCGACCGACGAGACCGAGGGCTGGCAACTGCTCCGCAGGGCGACCGAACTCGCCTTCCCGCTGCACACCCTGGCGGCGAAGGCGTGGTTCGAGGGCCGGTACGTCTGAGAGCTCTTCACGCGCCCCGGCGGGGGGCCACGCCCGACCGGGGCGGGCTCCCACCGAGGCTGTGGGCCTCTTCAGCGGCGTGTCACAACGCTCCCAGCCCCCGCACCCGAACGGGCAGTGACGGCTCACTGCGGCCGTCCTCCCCGTACCGCTCGACGATCACCCGCTTCCCCTTCCGGCGCGTCACATAGCGCTCGATCTCCGGCTCGTCCCAGCCGTCGCCCGAGTCCGCCACCACCAGCCCGCCCCCGGTCCGTCCGCGGGCGGGCGCCCACACCTCCAGCTCCAGACCGCCGTCCTCGCCACGCACCGGCAGGACGGCCCCCGCACGGGCCAGGACCGGAATCCGCGACAAGGGGGCGTCGATCAGCACCTGCGCGGGCCCTTCGTACGCCTCCTCGGTCACCGTGTCGTACCAGCGCCCCCGCGGCAGCTGCACCGCACGCCGATCGGCGCCCGGGTCCAGCACCGGCGCCACCAGAAGACAGTCACCCAGCAGGAAGGCGTCCTCGCAGTCCCGCAGCGCCCTGTCCTCCGGCGCGCCCCACCACACCGGCCGCACATAGGGCGCACCCGTACGGCGTGCCAGATGCGCCAGCGTCATGAAGTACGGCAGCAGCCGCCGCCGTTCGACGAGCGCCACGCGTGCGTGCCCGAGAACGTCGTCACCGAACTCCCACGGCTCCCTGCGCCCCGCCCGCAGACTCGCGTGCGTACGGAACAGGGGCAGGTACGCCCCCAGCTGGAACCACCGCAGATACAGCTCGGGGGAGGGGCTCCCGTCGAAGCCGCCCACATCGGGACCCGAATACGGCACGCCGCACAGCCCGAGGCCCATCACCAGCGACAGGGACGCCCGCAGGCCGGGCCACCCCGTGGCCACGTCCCCGGACCAGGTCCCTCCGTAGCGCTGCATTCCGGCCCACCCGGAGCGCGAGAACAGGAACGGCCGCTCCTGGGGCGTCAGTTCGCGCAGGCCTTCGTAGCCGGCTCGCGCCATGCCGAGCGCGTACACGTTGTGCGCCTCACGATGGTCACCGCCGCGACCCTCCAGGTCGTGCCGCGCCGAACGGGGCAGCGTCGACTCCCCGAAGGCGGCGAAGGACACCGGCTCGTTCATGTCGTGCCAGAAACCCGCGAACCCCTGGGAGAGCCGCTCTTCGTAGAGGTCGCCCCACCACCGGCGCGTACGCGCGCGCGTGAAGTCCGGATAGACCACCTCGCCCGGCCAGACCACCCCACGCACGGGCTGCCCGGCGGCGTCCCGCACGAAGGCCTCCTCGGCGGTCCCACTGTCGTACACGGCGTTGCCGGGCTCGGCCTTCACCGCCGGATCCACGATCGACACCAGCCGGATCCCGTCCCGGCGCAGTTCCTCGGCGAGCACCGGCAGCTTCGGGAAGCGGTCGCGGTCGACCGTGAACACCTGATGCGCGTCGAAGTGGTCGATGTCGAGGTGCACGGCCTCCAGCGGCAGCCCGCGCTCGTGATAGCCGCCGACGATCCGCCGCACCTCCTCCTCGCTCCCGAAGCCCCATCGCGCGTGATGGTGCCCCAGGGCCCAGGCCGGCGGCAGCGCGGCGGCTCCGGTCAGGGACGCCCAGGCGTGCAGCACGCGCGCGGGATTGCCCACCATCACCCAGCAGCGCAGGGGCCCGCCGTCCATGCGGAGTTCGCTCGTCCCGGCCCGGTCGTGCCCGGACCCGGCACCTTCCTCGCCCTCGCGCAGCGTCACACCGCCGTCCCATGTGCTGTCGTGGAAGACCAGGTGGGTGGCCGCGTCGGCCACCACCATCTGCACCGGCATGGTGACGTAGAGCGGATCGTCGCCGGGCCCGAAGGCGTGCCCAGGATCGGTGTTCCACAGCCGATACGTTCCGTCGCGCAGCCGGGGCCCCGACGCGCGCCCGCCCAGTCCGAAGAACCGCGCGTCCGCGGCCACTTCGGACCGCTGCATCCAGCGCGCCTCCCCACCACCGACCGGCTCCCACCACCGCGGTGGCAGATCCCGCCGCAGGGTCACCCCGCCCGGCGTACGCACCTCCACGGCCCCGTGCCGCGACACGACGACCGTCATCCGCTCCGCCACGACCCGCCAGGCGCCGTCCTTGTCAGGCTCCAGCACGGCCCGGGGGTCCGGTTCGGGAGAGGGACCCGCGAGCGCGTACGACGGCTCTGGCCCCACCCCGTCCCAGCTCCAGAAGACGGCTCCGCCGGCCGTGACGGTGACCCGCAGCTCCGACCGGGTGAACCGGACGACTCCACCACCGGGACCCGGCTCGACACTCAGCACCGGCCCGGGAACCCGCGCCCGCTCGGCGCCCCGTGGTGGCAGCCCCGAGGCGTCGGCACGCCTCCTCCGCCACGCGGCCCGCACGGTACGCAGCCCCTGGGCCGATCCCACCGAACCGACCGCCTTCATCGAACGCACCAGGTCACGACCGTCCATGCTGCTCAGCCTGCCACTCGAAACGGTCGCTGAGTGCGTCGTTCAACTTCCGTTCACCCGTGGCAGGACCACATCTTCACGCGCCGGACTATGTGGGGCCCGCCCTGGTGCGGAAGTCGATCACATGGCATCGTCCGTGGGAGCCGCGTGACGCGCACACCCCAGCCCGTGCG contains:
- a CDS encoding lipid-transfer protein: MTGEVAVLGAGMHPWGKWGRGFVEYGTVAARAALADAGVDWRDVGSIVGADTVRGGYPGYVAGATFAKALGWQGARVASVYAACASGAQAVNTARAQILSGLADVVLVVGADAAPKGFFRPAGGDRADDPDWLRFRVLGATNPTYFGLYARRRMAVHGDTLEDFAQVKVKNAALGALNPNARYRKRVTAEQVAASAVVADPLRLLDICATSDGAAALVLSSMEFARRHGTADRVRIRAVSTVTPRYPNTVLDLPDIATDSAVAAEPAADTFRASIARAAYEEAGVGPGDLSLAEVYDLSTSLELQWYEDLGLCGEGEAAKLLREGATALGGRIPVNVSGGLASFGEAVPAQAIAQVCELTWQLRGAAGDRQVAGALVGITANQGLFGHGSSVIAVR
- a CDS encoding GGDEF domain-containing protein; this translates as MPSWTDTVRFAFQPVVNLTTGGVTALEILARPESGDILAQARRDPELDGRLAALAMRAAARQETLLPLHVNVFAGTLADLGGLAALRDEVREAGRMPWEVTVDVGPPFTHVPHQALVEAVSVLRDEGFRICADGIGDGDVPLRVLADLAPDLVKLDASLLSRPAVVRAMRTLCEQLGALLSVEGVETESQCAAAVSAGAQLAQGELFAPPARRPAADVYVPALSPVAAATPPYGPPVRQFVRPAALLPAGASAGQVRALLTGSPDVSGVVLVDAAGVPVRSVHRSRFLLSLSGRYGHALYADRPAARLGDPPRTVGVDATAWEVLDVVADGARDRTSDDVAVVDRLGRCVGVVRLADLVRALAESRVEEAAGLNPLTRLPGSDTITGEVDRWIADGRVFTLSWLDVDGFKRVNDGAGFAAGDELIRAVGRALQAAASGATRVGHIGGDDFLVLADPEWLDPLATSVLDTPWSAGGLAVTLSLATVLCAPGSVTDHREAAASLAPLKQAAKSLRGASWVLGRAGLPGHEIRRGSGAAPAHAESWAGGPGRG
- a CDS encoding MIP/aquaporin family protein, giving the protein MSNGDIFVGEVIGTAILILFGAGVVAAVVLNYSKAKDAGWVVIAFGWGFGVLAGAYTAAPLSGGHLNPAVTVGIAIDTGDWDKVHIYIAGQMVGAFLGAVLCWLVYYAQFQANADEEIAQPTLGIFSTGPAIRNPVANLITEIIATIGLVLPILAFGLTKGLGESGTAILIVSFLVVGIGLSLGGPTGYAINPARDLGPRIAHAILPIPNKGTSDWSYSWIPVVGPLIGGVLAGLIFKAAF
- a CDS encoding glycoside hydrolase family 31 protein — protein: MDGRDLVRSMKAVGSVGSAQGLRTVRAAWRRRRADASGLPPRGAERARVPGPVLSVEPGPGGGVVRFTRSELRVTVTAGGAVFWSWDGVGPEPSYALAGPSPEPDPRAVLEPDKDGAWRVVAERMTVVVSRHGAVEVRTPGGVTLRRDLPPRWWEPVGGGEARWMQRSEVAADARFFGLGGRASGPRLRDGTYRLWNTDPGHAFGPGDDPLYVTMPVQMVVADAATHLVFHDSTWDGGVTLREGEEGAGSGHDRAGTSELRMDGGPLRCWVMVGNPARVLHAWASLTGAAALPPAWALGHHHARWGFGSEEEVRRIVGGYHERGLPLEAVHLDIDHFDAHQVFTVDRDRFPKLPVLAEELRRDGIRLVSIVDPAVKAEPGNAVYDSGTAEEAFVRDAAGQPVRGVVWPGEVVYPDFTRARTRRWWGDLYEERLSQGFAGFWHDMNEPVSFAAFGESTLPRSARHDLEGRGGDHREAHNVYALGMARAGYEGLRELTPQERPFLFSRSGWAGMQRYGGTWSGDVATGWPGLRASLSLVMGLGLCGVPYSGPDVGGFDGSPSPELYLRWFQLGAYLPLFRTHASLRAGRREPWEFGDDVLGHARVALVERRRLLPYFMTLAHLARRTGAPYVRPVWWGAPEDRALRDCEDAFLLGDCLLVAPVLDPGADRRAVQLPRGRWYDTVTEEAYEGPAQVLIDAPLSRIPVLARAGAVLPVRGEDGGLELEVWAPARGRTGGGLVVADSGDGWDEPEIERYVTRRKGKRVIVERYGEDGRSEPSLPVRVRGLGAL
- a CDS encoding Zn-ribbon domain-containing OB-fold protein; translated protein: MVTGWFTGEGEEFRLLGTRCSACASVFFPREDAFCRNPGCPGGDLEEVPLSRRGRVWSYTDSRYRPPSPYVSDPELEWRPYALIAVELESERLVVLGQTVPGVTVADLAVGMEVEVVPGVLNEDAETTWTTWHWRPTGVTA
- a CDS encoding M15 family metallopeptidase, coding for MTRLSMAVRSFVTVLAALLAVTAASATARATTEPKAPADFVALRSVDPTIIQEIRYFTPHNFVGERIDGYRQPLCILTRPAAEALHQAQQRLLGQGYSLKVYDCYRPQRSVDHFVRWAKDLEDQTMKAEFYPNVDKTRLFEDGYIAEKSGHSRGSTMDLTLVKLPALPTRPYVPGEPLVPCFAPQGERFPDNSVDMGTGYDCFDTLSHTLDPRIQGQQRANRLLLKDTLEGLGFVNLAEEWWHFTYKPELYPDTYFDFPVSMKSLIQSH
- a CDS encoding NUDIX domain-containing protein, producing MIGYSPGVSPTQIPSANSAPDSHCSSCGAPYGEGVSGWPRTCSSCRTVAYRNPIPVAVALQPVYDTKGAALVVITRTIAPARGGIALPGGFIDQREDWRQAVVRELKEETGIAAAGRDVRLVDALSSPDGHLLLFGALPERPVADLPPSVATDETEGWQLLRRATELAFPLHTLAAKAWFEGRYV